CCAAAGTTGTTTTTAATAAAAAAACTGGCAAATTCGTGATGTGGTTTCATCTTGAACTTAAGGGGAAAGGCTACGGGGCTGCTTTGGCTTCTGTGGCTGTTGGTGATGAGGTAATCGGACCCTACAAATATCTTAGGTCATATCGTCCCGATGCCGGACAGTGGCCCATTAATTTTAAAGATGAATGGAAACAAAAATCTGATGGGGACGATACACTCAAATGGTGGACGAACTCATGGACGAATGCAGTAATTAATGGATTGTTTGTAAGAAATGATTTTCAAAAAGGACAGATGTCCAGGGATATGACTATTTTTGAAGATGATAATGAAAAGGCTTATTTAGTAAGTTCTTCAGAAGAGAACCTCACCCTTCATATTTCTGAACTTAGTGATGATTATCTTTCCTTTACTGGAAAATGGAAAAGGATACTTCCTGCAGGGCATAATGAGGCACCTGCTCTGTGCAAATATAACGGTAAATATTATTTGATTACTTCGGGTTGTACCGGTTGGGCTCCAAATGCTGCCCGTTCTGCTGTAGCTGACTCTATTTGGGGTAATTGGACTTCCCTGGGTAATCCTTGCAAAGGGAATGATGCTTCAATAACGTTTAACTCCCAGAGTACTTATATTTTACCGGTTCAGGGCAAAAAGAATGCTTTTATTTTTATGGCCGACAGGTGGAATCCGGATAAT
The nucleotide sequence above comes from Bacteroidota bacterium. Encoded proteins:
- a CDS encoding glycoside hydrolase family 43 protein → KVVFNKKTGKFVMWFHLELKGKGYGAALASVAVGDEVIGPYKYLRSYRPDAGQWPINFKDEWKQKSDGDDTLKWWTNSWTNAVINGLFVRNDFQKGQMSRDMTIFEDDNEKAYLVSSSEENLTLHISELSDDYLSFTGKWKRILPAGHNEAPALCKYNGKYYLITSGCTGWAPNAARSAVADSIWGNWTSLGNPCKGNDASITFNSQSTYILPVQGKKNAFIFMADRWNPDNPIDGRYVWLPLVFENDRPVLCWYDHWKLDFFKK